The Tepidisphaeraceae bacterium genome contains a region encoding:
- a CDS encoding zinc-dependent alcohol dehydrogenase — protein sequence MKAVTWCGKYDVRVSNVPDPKILNPRDAIIKVTSTCICGSDLHLYDGYIPGMQAGDIIGHEFMGEVVELGHGVNKDKLKIGDRIVVPFTICCGSCFFCHNNLWSCCENTNPNAVVPEQVYGSTTAGLFGYSHLTGGYAGGQAEYVRVPYADVAPMKVPEGLTDDQVIFLTDIFPTGYMAAENCNIKPGDTVAVWGCGPVAQFAIRSALLLGAEQVVAMDDVPERLEMAAQGGATTINIHDEYVYERLRDLTGGRGPDACIDAVGMEAHGLTVDAFVDKAKAALYLGTDRTHALRQAINCCRAGGTVSVPGVYGGMMDKFPIGAFMQKGLTMKTGQTHVPAYLDRLMGHIQRGDIDPSFVVTHRLPLDQAPHAYEIFQKKADNCIKVVLKP from the coding sequence ATGAAAGCAGTCACTTGGTGCGGTAAGTACGACGTTCGCGTGAGCAACGTGCCCGACCCGAAAATCCTGAACCCGCGCGACGCGATCATCAAGGTCACCAGCACCTGCATCTGCGGGTCCGACCTTCACCTGTACGACGGTTACATCCCCGGCATGCAGGCCGGCGACATCATCGGGCACGAGTTCATGGGTGAGGTGGTCGAACTCGGGCACGGCGTGAACAAGGACAAGCTGAAGATCGGCGACCGCATCGTCGTGCCGTTCACCATCTGCTGCGGCTCGTGCTTCTTCTGCCACAACAACCTCTGGAGCTGCTGCGAGAACACCAACCCCAACGCCGTTGTGCCCGAACAGGTATACGGCAGCACGACCGCGGGCCTGTTCGGTTACAGCCATCTCACCGGTGGCTACGCCGGCGGGCAGGCCGAGTACGTGCGCGTGCCGTATGCCGACGTCGCGCCCATGAAGGTGCCCGAAGGTTTGACCGACGATCAGGTCATCTTCCTGACCGACATCTTCCCCACCGGTTACATGGCGGCCGAGAACTGCAACATCAAGCCCGGCGATACCGTCGCCGTATGGGGTTGCGGCCCGGTGGCGCAGTTCGCGATCCGCAGCGCCCTCCTGCTGGGCGCCGAACAGGTCGTGGCGATGGACGACGTCCCCGAACGCCTCGAGATGGCCGCCCAGGGCGGCGCGACGACGATCAACATTCACGATGAGTACGTCTACGAGCGCCTGCGCGACCTCACCGGTGGCCGCGGGCCCGACGCCTGCATCGACGCCGTCGGCATGGAGGCCCACGGCCTCACGGTCGACGCCTTCGTCGACAAGGCCAAGGCCGCGCTCTACCTGGGCACCGACCGTACCCACGCCCTGCGTCAAGCGATCAACTGCTGCCGCGCCGGTGGCACCGTCTCGGTCCCAGGTGTGTACGGCGGCATGATGGACAAGTTCCCGATCGGCGCCTTCATGCAAAAGGGCCTGACGATGAAGACCGGTCAGACCCACGTGCCGGCCTACCTCGACCGCCTGATGGGCCACATCCAGCGCGGCGACATCGACCCCAGCTTCGTCGTCACCCACCGCCTGCCCCTGGACCAGGCCCCGCACGCCTACGAGATCTTCCAGAAGAAGGCGGACAACTGCATCAAGGTGGTGCTGAAGCCTTGA
- the recO gene encoding DNA repair protein RecO — translation MPLVSDRCICLRKVEFSETSQILHLYTRRHGLLRVIAKGAHRRTKAGASKFDGGVDLLDIGDAVFTHDLVRDLQTLTEWHLADGHPQLRSNLRGLHLAMFTGELCANLFEEHDPHPPLFDRFQSALSDFGTPKQEETFLALLLDLLRESGYLPELSNCVECGAGGVDRGPAFMSASRGGLICRNCEAATPDRASLDVRLLRLAQSILKLPRTNGTALRLPRLTRHQTDPLNHILIDHVEHQLGRRFRMPRYVLGPTVPSAIVGR, via the coding sequence ATGCCGCTCGTCAGTGATCGCTGCATCTGCCTGCGCAAGGTCGAGTTCAGCGAGACCTCACAAATCCTCCACCTTTACACGCGCCGCCACGGCCTGCTGCGCGTGATCGCAAAGGGTGCGCACCGGCGGACCAAGGCTGGCGCCAGCAAGTTCGACGGGGGTGTCGACCTTTTGGACATCGGTGACGCCGTCTTCACCCACGACCTCGTCCGCGACCTGCAGACCCTGACCGAGTGGCATTTGGCCGACGGGCACCCCCAGTTGCGATCGAACCTGCGTGGCCTGCATTTGGCGATGTTCACCGGCGAACTGTGCGCTAACCTGTTCGAGGAACACGACCCCCACCCACCGCTGTTCGACCGGTTTCAGTCCGCATTGTCGGACTTCGGCACGCCGAAACAGGAAGAAACCTTCCTGGCGCTGCTCCTCGACCTTCTACGCGAAAGCGGTTATCTGCCGGAGCTTTCGAACTGCGTAGAGTGCGGCGCCGGCGGGGTCGATCGTGGGCCGGCGTTCATGTCGGCGTCGCGCGGGGGCCTGATCTGCCGTAACTGCGAGGCCGCCACGCCCGACCGGGCGTCGCTGGACGTGCGCCTGCTGCGGTTGGCCCAGTCGATCCTCAAACTCCCCCGCACCAACGGCACCGCGTTGCGCCTGCCCCGTTTAACCCGCCACCAGACCGACCCGCTGAACCACATCCTGATCGACCACGTCGAGCATCAGCTTGGGCGTCGGTTCCGCATGCCCCGGTACGTGCTGGGCCCGACCGTGCCCAGCGCGATTGTGGGTCGATAG
- a CDS encoding response regulator, giving the protein MPNAREHRPSSEVAEPFTILLVDDDPDCRLLVRDAIAESKVANRVYEVRNGMEALEFLSQSGHYERAPRPGLIFLDIEMPGMGGQECLQRIRSNAAFKDIPIVMMTGVSDEAEMRRAAANGANSYTIKPANAEQFLRTVLASTNYWLTIHQYPQRHLPPEACRR; this is encoded by the coding sequence ATGCCAAACGCACGCGAACATCGTCCGTCGAGCGAGGTGGCCGAACCGTTCACGATCCTGCTGGTCGACGACGACCCGGACTGCCGCCTGCTCGTGCGCGACGCGATCGCCGAGAGCAAGGTCGCCAACCGCGTCTACGAGGTGCGCAACGGCATGGAAGCGCTGGAGTTCCTCAGCCAGTCCGGTCACTACGAGCGCGCCCCGCGGCCGGGGCTGATCTTCCTGGACATTGAGATGCCCGGCATGGGTGGCCAGGAATGCCTGCAGCGCATTCGGTCGAACGCGGCGTTCAAGGACATTCCAATCGTGATGATGACCGGCGTCAGCGACGAGGCCGAGATGCGCCGCGCCGCCGCCAACGGCGCCAACAGCTACACGATAAAACCGGCAAATGCGGAACAGTTCCTACGAACGGTACTGGCCAGCACGAACTACTGGCTGACGATCCACCAGTACCCCCAACGGCACCTCCCACCGGAGGCGTGCAGGCGGTAG
- a CDS encoding HPP family protein: MNRRTRLMSLVGLELTPNNHREKLISGLGAFLAIAAVALLTQWQLGPLAVMPVVASMGASAVLLFAAPHGPLSQPWPLVMGHLVSATIGVTCARFVPNAPVAAALAVGLSVTAMYYGRCIHPPGGATALTAVLGGEALRSIGYTYLLTPVAVNVAVMLLIAVAFNALFPWRQYPAALHPAHRKAGSPSREDWAHALGQVESLANVSEEELIELHALAQRHAESKRQSRPVRREKRKKTLV, translated from the coding sequence ATGAACCGTCGTACCCGTCTGATGTCGCTCGTGGGGTTGGAGCTTACCCCCAACAACCATCGTGAAAAGCTGATCTCGGGCCTCGGCGCGTTCCTTGCGATCGCGGCGGTGGCGCTGTTGACGCAGTGGCAGCTGGGGCCGCTGGCGGTCATGCCGGTGGTAGCCTCGATGGGGGCGTCGGCCGTGCTGCTGTTCGCGGCGCCGCACGGGCCGTTGTCACAGCCGTGGCCGCTGGTCATGGGGCATTTGGTCTCGGCGACCATTGGGGTGACGTGTGCCCGGTTCGTTCCCAACGCCCCCGTGGCGGCCGCGCTGGCGGTGGGCTTATCGGTGACGGCGATGTACTACGGCCGGTGCATCCACCCGCCCGGTGGCGCGACCGCCCTGACGGCGGTGCTGGGGGGCGAGGCGCTGCGATCGATCGGCTACACGTACCTGCTGACCCCGGTCGCTGTAAACGTCGCGGTCATGCTGCTGATCGCGGTGGCGTTCAACGCGCTGTTCCCTTGGCGGCAATACCCGGCGGCCCTTCACCCGGCTCACCGCAAGGCCGGCTCGCCATCGCGCGAAGACTGGGCCCATGCGCTGGGACAGGTCGAATCACTGGCCAACGTAAGTGAAGAGGAACTGATCGAACTGCACGCCTTGGCGCAACGCCACGCGGAGTCGAAGCGCCAATCTCGCCCGGTACGCCGGGAGAAGCGGAAGAAGACGCTGGTTTGA
- a CDS encoding ABC transporter substrate-binding protein — MSIRARVRSICTTILAALAFTLFTASPAMAQDAGKKLRIGVSIPAADHGWTAGIGWWAKRAMALHPEVEWTYATAADPAKQIADVEDMMAKGIDALVILATESAPLTPVAEEAHKRGIYIVNVDRGFLKPVADVFIEGDNAAFGRKSAQFIVEKMKAEGKTNLVILEGIPSTVNTARVNAAMEVFKAHPEIKVLGQQPAMWNREKGLSVMQNLLTQHVKIDTVWAGDDDVALGAIQAIKEAGREGEMWVFPGAGMKEVVKMVMDKDPMIPANITYPPSMIAAGIHIAVSNLRDGKAKAIGEFMPRHMMIDVELITPENAEEHYFPESVY, encoded by the coding sequence ATGTCGATTCGCGCTCGCGTTCGTTCGATTTGTACGACCATCCTGGCCGCGTTGGCCTTCACGTTATTCACTGCCAGTCCCGCGATGGCGCAGGACGCCGGCAAGAAGCTGCGCATCGGCGTTTCCATCCCCGCGGCCGACCACGGTTGGACCGCGGGCATCGGCTGGTGGGCCAAGCGGGCGATGGCGTTGCACCCGGAGGTCGAGTGGACCTACGCCACCGCCGCCGACCCCGCCAAGCAGATCGCCGACGTGGAAGACATGATGGCCAAGGGGATCGACGCCCTGGTTATTCTGGCGACGGAATCCGCCCCGCTGACGCCGGTGGCCGAGGAGGCCCACAAGCGCGGCATCTACATCGTGAACGTCGATCGCGGCTTCCTGAAGCCGGTCGCCGACGTCTTCATCGAAGGGGACAACGCCGCCTTCGGGCGCAAGAGCGCCCAGTTCATCGTCGAGAAGATGAAGGCCGAGGGGAAGACGAACCTCGTCATCCTCGAGGGCATCCCCAGCACCGTGAACACCGCCCGCGTGAACGCCGCCATGGAGGTCTTCAAGGCGCACCCCGAGATCAAGGTGCTCGGCCAACAGCCGGCGATGTGGAACCGCGAGAAGGGGCTGTCGGTCATGCAGAACCTGCTGACGCAGCACGTGAAGATCGACACCGTCTGGGCCGGCGACGACGACGTCGCGCTGGGCGCGATCCAGGCGATCAAGGAAGCCGGCCGCGAGGGTGAGATGTGGGTCTTCCCCGGCGCCGGGATGAAGGAGGTCGTGAAGATGGTGATGGACAAGGACCCGATGATCCCCGCCAACATCACCTACCCCCCCAGCATGATCGCCGCCGGCATCCACATCGCGGTCTCCAACTTGCGTGACGGCAAGGCCAAGGCGATCGGCGAGTTCATGCCGCGTCACATGATGATCGACGTGGAATTGATCACGCCGGAGAACGCGGAGGAGCATTACTTCCCCGAATCGGTGTATTGA
- a CDS encoding ATP-binding protein → MGTSTDEPDDYRALMRQWSRAPWYRRFSVGMGVQGKLVLAFMLMLTLALGTSLSIYVHQTRTVFWNVMGEHAIEVAHTLGMASERQLARRDVGDLDRIARRILRNSAVAAIGFYDAQGVLLSVASADPDIDPLNMQFMGGWKLDTAQLLKVRRGQTPALGDFAYATVPVIQIAEPNAARARSDTPNSRFVGYVTVATTQTDDEAHLSTIRLMLVVVCVFVVLLSLPLVSMLVHRIFLPIRELVHATDRIAAGDLTARVAVHRPDLIGTLARSFNEMVIRVKRHQDDLAAANGRLEEANTQLATANLQLAIANRDLEERVRQRTVELEVANRRLSSEIAEKEEFLRAISHDLNAPLRNIAGMTAMLLTKHKDKFDEDVVHRLGRIQKNVEIETDLIGELLELSRIKTRRHDAERVDPAAIVHDLGDMFENDLRTRGISLLIEGPLPHIQGERARVRQIFQNLIDNAIKYMGDGERREIRVGSVPRDGEAEFYVSDTGEGIEAGELPKVFQVFRRGKSQSVQNIAGKGVGLASVKSIVETYNGTIWVESQLSQGTTFRFTINGQYLADGAMYASRATGGKGLFAAA, encoded by the coding sequence ATGGGTACTTCCACCGACGAGCCCGACGACTACCGCGCGCTAATGCGCCAGTGGTCGCGCGCGCCGTGGTACCGGCGGTTCAGCGTCGGCATGGGCGTGCAGGGCAAGCTCGTGCTCGCGTTCATGCTCATGCTCACGCTGGCGCTGGGCACGTCGCTGTCGATCTACGTCCACCAGACGCGCACGGTCTTCTGGAACGTGATGGGCGAACACGCGATCGAGGTCGCGCACACGCTCGGCATGGCCAGCGAACGCCAGCTGGCGCGGCGCGACGTGGGCGACCTCGACCGCATCGCCCGGCGGATCCTTCGCAACTCGGCGGTCGCGGCCATCGGGTTCTACGACGCGCAGGGCGTGCTGCTGAGCGTGGCCAGCGCCGATCCGGACATCGACCCGCTCAACATGCAGTTCATGGGGGGCTGGAAGCTCGACACCGCCCAGCTGCTGAAGGTCCGGCGTGGCCAAACGCCCGCGCTCGGCGACTTCGCGTACGCCACCGTGCCCGTCATCCAGATCGCCGAGCCCAACGCGGCGCGGGCGCGCAGCGACACGCCCAACTCCCGGTTCGTGGGATACGTGACGGTCGCCACCACGCAGACCGACGACGAGGCGCACCTGTCGACCATCCGGCTCATGCTGGTGGTGGTCTGCGTCTTCGTCGTGCTGCTGAGCCTGCCGTTGGTGTCGATGCTCGTGCACCGCATTTTCCTGCCGATCCGCGAGTTGGTGCATGCGACCGACCGCATCGCCGCCGGTGACCTGACGGCCCGGGTGGCGGTACATCGGCCGGACCTCATCGGCACGCTGGCGCGGTCGTTCAACGAGATGGTGATCCGCGTGAAGCGCCACCAGGACGACCTGGCCGCAGCCAACGGTCGGTTGGAGGAGGCCAACACGCAGCTGGCCACGGCCAACCTGCAACTGGCCATCGCCAATCGCGACCTTGAGGAACGCGTGCGCCAGCGCACGGTCGAACTGGAGGTGGCCAACCGCCGCCTCAGCAGCGAGATCGCCGAGAAGGAGGAGTTCCTGCGCGCCATCTCGCACGACCTGAACGCGCCGCTGCGCAACATCGCCGGCATGACCGCGATGCTGCTGACCAAGCACAAGGACAAGTTCGACGAGGACGTCGTGCACCGCCTGGGGCGCATCCAGAAGAACGTCGAGATCGAGACGGACCTGATCGGCGAGCTGCTGGAGCTCAGCCGCATCAAGACGCGCCGCCACGACGCCGAGCGCGTCGACCCCGCCGCCATCGTGCACGACCTGGGTGACATGTTCGAGAACGACCTTCGCACGCGCGGCATCTCGCTGCTAATCGAAGGGCCGTTGCCGCACATTCAGGGCGAGCGGGCGCGCGTGCGGCAGATATTTCAGAACCTCATCGACAACGCGATCAAGTACATGGGCGACGGCGAGCGGCGCGAGATCCGCGTTGGCTCGGTTCCGCGAGACGGTGAGGCCGAGTTTTACGTCAGCGACACGGGCGAGGGCATCGAGGCGGGCGAGCTGCCGAAGGTGTTCCAGGTCTTCCGGCGTGGCAAGTCGCAGTCGGTGCAGAACATCGCCGGCAAAGGCGTGGGGCTGGCGAGCGTGAAGAGCATCGTCGAGACGTACAACGGCACGATCTGGGTCGAGAGCCAGCTGAGCCAGGGCACGACGTTCCGGTTCACGATCAACGGGCAGTACCTCGCCGACGGCGCGATGTACGCCAGCCGCGCCACCGGTGGTAAAGGTTTGTTCGCCGCGGCTTGA
- a CDS encoding diguanylate cyclase has protein sequence MEPIRLLIIEDDADQRDLMRETLDDHFGAGTVTAVGTSRAALEQNLVTFDLILTDYNLPDANGMDVLDAIRARCHTPVIMVTGENVGHIAAEAIRRGATDYVVKVGDYLFTIPLVIEKNLIVAKVKRENESLRHDLEAALLQVQFKNAQLEESLTRVEEMAATDPLTGLYNRRHFGKVSEQLFAESQRYGHDLSCIMIDLDGYKQLNDSFGHGVGDQLLQLAGRVIGSNMRKMDVAARYGGDEFILLLPHATADEATSVIDRVRDEFRTESAAILNREVGVNMSVGIASLAENRPTTAAQLLTMADNGLYRAKEAGRNRVMRCEDLAMSA, from the coding sequence GTGGAACCGATCCGACTGCTGATCATCGAGGACGATGCCGACCAGCGCGACCTGATGCGCGAGACGCTCGACGACCACTTTGGCGCCGGCACGGTGACGGCGGTCGGCACCTCGCGGGCCGCGCTCGAGCAGAACCTGGTCACGTTCGACCTGATCCTGACCGACTACAACCTGCCCGACGCCAACGGCATGGACGTGCTGGACGCGATCCGCGCCCGCTGCCATACCCCGGTCATCATGGTGACCGGCGAGAACGTCGGCCACATCGCCGCCGAGGCCATTCGCCGCGGCGCGACCGATTACGTGGTGAAGGTCGGCGACTATTTGTTCACGATCCCGCTGGTCATCGAGAAGAACCTGATCGTCGCCAAGGTGAAGCGCGAGAACGAGTCGCTGCGCCACGATTTAGAGGCCGCGCTGCTGCAGGTGCAGTTCAAGAACGCGCAGCTGGAAGAATCGCTGACGCGCGTCGAGGAGATGGCGGCGACCGACCCACTGACCGGTTTGTACAACCGCCGGCACTTCGGCAAGGTCAGCGAGCAGCTGTTCGCCGAGTCGCAGCGGTACGGGCACGATTTGTCGTGCATCATGATCGATTTGGACGGCTACAAGCAGCTCAACGACAGTTTTGGGCACGGCGTTGGCGACCAGCTGCTGCAACTGGCGGGGCGGGTGATCGGCAGCAACATGCGCAAGATGGACGTCGCCGCCCGCTACGGCGGTGACGAGTTCATCCTGCTGTTGCCCCACGCAACCGCCGACGAGGCGACGAGCGTCATCGACCGCGTGCGCGACGAGTTCCGCACCGAGTCGGCGGCCATCCTGAACCGCGAGGTCGGCGTGAACATGTCCGTCGGCATCGCGTCCCTGGCCGAGAACCGCCCAACGACCGCCGCCCAACTGCTGACCATGGCCGACAACGGCCTCTATCGGGCAAAGGAAGCAGGACGGAATCGCGTGATGCGGTGCGAGGATCTTGCGATGTCGGCGTAG
- a CDS encoding ABC transporter permease, which yields MNASHWLNQAMLPILPAILVAGALEVLVRSGVVPSFLVPAPSTVARTLATADDLWRVAGETAVAAGLGFLASAVIGVILAVGLASAQWVQRMFYPYAVIFQTVPIVAIAPLLVIWLGFGLETIVASAFIVSVFPIIANTLTGLRSTDPALRDLFQLYGARPMATLLKLRLPAALPAMMTGLRVAGGLAVIGAIVGEFITGSGIGGEIVVARQQQKIDRVFAGLLLAAGLGIALFGLINAISYGLLRHWHASERKT from the coding sequence ATGAATGCCTCCCATTGGCTCAACCAGGCGATGCTGCCGATCCTCCCCGCGATCTTGGTCGCGGGCGCATTGGAAGTGCTGGTGCGCTCCGGCGTGGTGCCGTCGTTCCTCGTGCCGGCGCCGAGCACCGTCGCGCGTACACTGGCGACCGCCGACGACCTCTGGCGCGTCGCCGGTGAAACCGCGGTGGCCGCGGGACTGGGGTTCCTTGCCAGCGCGGTGATTGGTGTGATTCTGGCGGTGGGGTTGGCGTCGGCGCAGTGGGTCCAGCGGATGTTTTACCCGTACGCGGTCATCTTCCAGACCGTGCCGATCGTCGCGATCGCGCCGCTGCTGGTCATCTGGCTGGGCTTTGGGTTGGAGACGATCGTGGCGTCGGCGTTCATCGTGTCGGTCTTCCCGATCATCGCCAACACGCTCACCGGCCTGCGGTCGACCGACCCGGCGCTGCGCGATTTGTTCCAACTCTACGGCGCTCGCCCGATGGCTACCCTGCTGAAGCTTCGCCTGCCCGCGGCGCTGCCCGCGATGATGACCGGCCTGCGCGTGGCGGGCGGACTGGCGGTGATCGGCGCGATCGTCGGGGAGTTCATAACCGGCTCGGGCATTGGCGGTGAGATCGTCGTCGCCCGGCAACAGCAGAAGATCGACCGCGTCTTCGCCGGCCTACTATTGGCGGCTGGGCTCGGTATCGCATTGTTCGGCCTGATTAACGCGATAAGCTATGGGCTGCTGCGCCACTGGCACGCGTCGGAGCGGAAGACCTAA
- a CDS encoding ABC transporter substrate-binding protein, with product MKMFPLFAMLLAVVPLIGCEREEQKIVPDAAVVEGEMADVTLQLNWKPEPQFGGFYAAQRAGSYRKHGVDVAIQPGGAGAPTVDMLGAGRVEFAIVSADEIVRARANGNMLVALMAVYQINPQGIMTRASRGFEDIGDVFKNSGTLAMERGLPYSDFLKQKYGFDKLTIVPSPFGDLSMYRTKEDYAMQVFVTSEPLAAKKIGIEPKTFLIADAGYNPYTTVLATSESYLKAQPAVVASMVQAVREGWTAYLADPIETNSDMGKLNPTMDAETLAASAAAQLELIQTAETKSNGLGSMTLQRWQTLVQQLKELGTITTDVDPAKCFVTTEELQGMAKK from the coding sequence ATGAAAATGTTCCCACTGTTCGCCATGCTGCTTGCGGTTGTTCCTCTGATCGGGTGTGAGCGAGAGGAACAGAAGATCGTCCCCGACGCCGCGGTGGTCGAGGGCGAGATGGCCGACGTCACGCTGCAATTGAACTGGAAGCCCGAACCGCAGTTCGGTGGGTTCTACGCCGCCCAACGGGCGGGCAGCTATCGGAAGCATGGGGTGGACGTGGCCATTCAGCCGGGCGGCGCCGGCGCCCCGACGGTGGACATGCTGGGCGCGGGTCGCGTGGAATTCGCAATCGTCAGCGCCGACGAGATCGTCCGCGCCCGCGCCAACGGCAACATGCTCGTGGCGCTGATGGCGGTCTACCAGATCAACCCGCAGGGCATCATGACCCGCGCCTCGCGCGGCTTCGAGGACATCGGTGACGTCTTCAAGAACAGCGGCACCCTCGCGATGGAACGCGGCCTGCCCTACTCCGACTTCCTGAAGCAAAAGTACGGCTTCGACAAGCTCACGATCGTCCCCAGCCCGTTCGGCGACCTCTCGATGTACCGCACAAAGGAGGACTACGCGATGCAGGTCTTCGTCACCAGCGAACCACTGGCGGCCAAGAAGATCGGCATCGAGCCCAAAACGTTCCTGATCGCCGACGCCGGCTACAACCCGTACACGACGGTGCTGGCGACGTCCGAGTCGTACCTGAAAGCCCAGCCGGCCGTGGTCGCTAGCATGGTGCAGGCGGTGCGGGAAGGCTGGACCGCCTACCTGGCCGACCCAATCGAGACCAACAGCGACATGGGCAAGCTGAACCCCACCATGGACGCCGAAACCTTGGCTGCCAGCGCCGCGGCGCAGCTGGAACTGATCCAGACGGCCGAGACGAAGTCGAACGGTTTGGGCTCGATGACGCTGCAGCGCTGGCAAACCCTCGTGCAGCAGCTGAAGGAACTTGGCACCATCACCACCGATGTTGACCCCGCCAAGTGCTTCGTGACAACCGAGGAACTTCAGGGGATGGCCAAGAAGTAG
- a CDS encoding ABC transporter ATP-binding protein, with protein sequence MRTQAPSNLSAIEVILQDVEKTFPTGVQAVSPISLTVPQGQFLAMLGPSGCGKSTLLRMIAGLESATAGTLQVGNTADSPGAGVAFVFQDAHLLPWRTVLQNVVLPLELRHDERAERVDRAMEQLERVGLADAAMRYPAQLSGGMRMRVSLARAMVTRPRLLLLDEPFAALDEITRQNLDEQLRSLWQSQRMTVLFVTHSIMEAAYLAERAIVLSARPGRVVLDHEIALPTDRPGAIRGEPAFAKQMRVLYEALEGGTRR encoded by the coding sequence ATGCGTACGCAGGCGCCATCCAACTTATCGGCCATCGAGGTCATCCTTCAGGATGTGGAAAAGACGTTCCCGACCGGCGTGCAGGCCGTGTCACCGATCTCACTAACGGTGCCGCAGGGGCAGTTCCTGGCGATGCTCGGGCCGTCCGGTTGCGGCAAGTCGACGCTGCTGCGGATGATCGCGGGGTTGGAGTCGGCCACCGCGGGAACCTTGCAGGTCGGCAACACCGCGGACTCGCCCGGGGCGGGCGTGGCGTTCGTGTTTCAAGATGCCCACCTACTGCCCTGGCGAACCGTGCTGCAGAACGTCGTGCTGCCGTTGGAGTTGCGCCACGACGAGCGCGCAGAGCGCGTCGACCGGGCAATGGAACAGTTGGAGCGTGTCGGCCTTGCCGATGCCGCTATGCGATACCCTGCCCAATTGTCCGGCGGCATGCGCATGCGCGTGTCGCTGGCACGAGCAATGGTCACCCGGCCTCGACTGTTGCTGTTGGACGAACCGTTTGCGGCGCTCGATGAGATCACCCGGCAGAACCTTGACGAACAGCTGCGCTCGCTATGGCAATCGCAGCGGATGACCGTGCTGTTCGTAACGCATTCGATCATGGAAGCCGCGTATCTGGCCGAGCGCGCGATCGTGCTGTCGGCCAGACCGGGGCGCGTGGTACTCGATCACGAGATCGCGCTGCCCACCGATCGCCCCGGGGCCATTCGCGGTGAACCGGCGTTCGCCAAGCAGATGCGGGTGCTGTACGAGGCGTTGGAAGGTGGGACACGGCGATGA
- a CDS encoding SRPBCC family protein — MTQAIMDTIRPAQEKISSAMSQVSAGPRVNVAAPERLASVAVGAVLAGLGLKRRDPLGVAMLAVAAGLTYRATTGYCHAYGVLGMRSAERPAAPEEYDESGIHVTHSVTIARPRTELFAFWRQFENLPRFMDHLKEVRTLAGNRSHWVAKAPAGRSVEWDAEIINEVQDEVIAWRSLANADVDNAGSVRFIQAPAGRGTVVKVTIDYIPPAGVVGKWVATLFGEEPKQQIREDLRRFKRLMETGEIPTIEGQSKGSCGA; from the coding sequence ATGACGCAGGCGATAATGGACACGATCAGGCCCGCACAGGAAAAAATCAGCTCGGCGATGTCGCAGGTGTCGGCCGGGCCGAGGGTGAACGTGGCGGCGCCGGAGCGACTCGCCAGCGTCGCAGTTGGCGCCGTGCTGGCGGGCTTAGGCCTTAAACGCCGGGATCCGCTCGGCGTGGCCATGCTGGCGGTGGCGGCGGGATTGACCTACCGCGCGACGACCGGCTACTGCCACGCGTACGGTGTACTGGGCATGCGCTCGGCCGAACGCCCCGCGGCGCCGGAAGAGTACGACGAGTCGGGCATCCACGTCACACATTCTGTCACCATCGCCCGCCCGCGCACCGAACTGTTCGCGTTCTGGCGTCAATTCGAAAATCTCCCGCGCTTCATGGACCACCTGAAGGAGGTCCGCACGCTCGCCGGCAACCGCTCGCACTGGGTCGCCAAGGCCCCCGCGGGTCGCAGCGTGGAATGGGACGCGGAGATCATCAACGAGGTCCAAGATGAGGTGATCGCCTGGCGGTCGCTGGCCAACGCAGACGTCGACAACGCCGGCAGCGTCCGCTTCATCCAGGCCCCAGCCGGCCGCGGCACGGTCGTGAAGGTGACGATCGACTATATCCCCCCGGCCGGCGTGGTCGGCAAGTGGGTCGCGACGCTGTTCGGTGAGGAACCCAAGCAGCAAATCCGTGAGGATTTGCGCCGCTTCAAACGCCTTATGGAGACCGGGGAGATCCCGACGATCGAAGGCCAGTCCAAAGGCAGTTGCGGCGCCTGA